CTGACTCCGGTTTATCTCTCTCCTCAGGTTGATAACGGCTATGACGTCGCTGACTACTGCGCCATCGATCCAACCTACGGTACGATGGCCGATATGGAAACACTGATCGCCGAAGCACATCGACGCCGTATCCATATCGTTATGGATATGGTGTTCAATCATACTTCTACGCAACACCACTGGTTCCAGAATGCGCAGGATCGCCGTAGTCCCTATCGCCATTTCTATATCTGGCGTGATGGCAACGACGGCGCACCGCCCAATAACTGGCGTTCAAAATTTGGTGGCCCCGCCTGGCAGTGGCACGCGGAAAGTAAACAGTACTACCTGCATCTGTTCGCCACCGAGCAGGCCGATCTGAATTGGGAGCATCCGCGTGTGCGGGATGAACTAAAGCAGGTCTGTGAATTCTGGGCGGATAAAGGCGTGGACGGACTGAGGCTGGATGTGATCAATTTGGTTTCCAAGCAGCAGGATTTCCCATCAGACGCACAGGGCGATGGACGCCGCTTCTATACCGATGGCCCACTGATTCATGAGTACTTACAGGAGTTCAGTCAGGATGTTTTTCAGCCTCGCGACCTGATGACCGTCGGCGAGATGTCATCGACCTCGCTAGATCACTGCCGCCGCTACGCGGCAATGGACGGTAGTGAACTCTCCATGACGTTCAATTTCCATCATCTGAAAGTCGATTATCCCAATGGGGAAAAATGGACGCTGGCGGAACCTGATTTTATTCAGCTCAAGCAAATTTTTAATCACTGGCAACAGGGGATGCACAACCGCGCCTGGAACGCCTTGTTCTGGTGTAATCACGATCAGCCGCGCATTGTGTCGCGCTTTGGTGACGAAGGCGAATTCCGTGTGCAATCAGCCAAGATGCTGGCAATGGTGCTTCATGGTATGCAAGGCACGCCCTATATCTATCAGGGAGAAGAGCTGGGTATGACCAACCCCGGCTATACACAGATTGCACAATACCGCGATATTGAAAGCCTGAATCAGTTTGCCGAACAGCGCGATCGCGGTCAGTCAGATGCTCAAATCTTAGCGATCCTCGCCAGCAAATCACGCGATAACGGCCGTACACCGATGCAATGGGATGCCAGCAATCATGCTGGATTTACGACCGGCACACCCTGGATAACCCCATGCCAGAATTTCGATCACATCAACGCGGCACAGGCGCTGGCGGATAAAGACTCCGTTTTCTATACCTACCAACAGCTTATCGCTATGCGTAAAGCACTGCCGCTGCTGACACACGGAGACTATCAGGATTTGCTGCCTGACCATCCTACTATCTGGTGCTATCAACGTATCTGGAAAGGACAGCGACTTCTGGTTTTGGCAAACCTCAGCAAACAGCCCCAGCGCTGGCAACCACCAACAGATATTCATGACCATCGCTGGCGGCTGTTATTCAGCAATTATTCTGACGCACAGCCCCAACCCGCCATTCTGGCACTACGTCCATTTGAATCCATCTATTGGGTACAAGGGATGCAGGAGAAAGAGGACAAGATTCAAGACTAGAGGATATCGTGAGATGTAGCGGGTAACCCCGCTACATTGTCAGGCATGTTACATGATCCATTCGGGTGACATAATTTACTCGGGAATTCGCCCTATCTTGCTCATCGTCACTGAGCGATAGAGCGATTCTGACGCAGAGTGCAGAAACTAGCGCTTAGCCAGCAGCAATCCCAATACCAGGCCAACTGTGGCACCGATACCAATACCGTGCCACGGTTTGTCATGCACATAAACATCGGCTTTGTTGGCCACCTGCTTGGCGCGTGCATAATAGCTGTCAGTCACGCCGATACGGGCTTTGACTTCAAGTAGTGCTTTTTCCGCCCCCTTTTTCAAATCGAGATAGGCTTGATCTGCCTGATCGCCCGTGTAGCGCAGCACCTCATCTAACGTCTCGGACAGAAGTTTTAAATCATCATCAACACGAATTTCTTCAGGCTGTTTTTTTGTCGCTGCCATAAAGTGCTTCCTTCTGTTATGAAAAGTCATGAGTTATAAATCGTTGTCTTTTTAACTATAGACAATTTTTCCTGACTTCTACGGCTTCAGCAGACCAGAGCATTCCTAAAACGTACTTGCTTACTATCACCCCCTCCTGAGGTGACAGTAATTTTGCTGACAAAAAAACGCCGTTGATTCTCATCAACGGCGCTTCATTATTCAACCTGACACTCGTCAGTGGTTACATCATTGGCTGCGCCAACTGCACCAGAGAGATAAGCGGTTGCGGGTACAAACCAAAGAACAGCACGGCGATGGAGGAGATCAGGACGACCACACCGCCAGCCGTTAAGGCCCAGTTATTTGGGGTATCACGCTGTAGCTGTTGAGGCGCATTCAAGAACAAGCTGACCATCACACGCAAGTAGTAGTACAAGCCAATGGCGCTACCCAGTACAACGGCCCCCGTCAGCCACCACAGCTCGGCATTAACGCCGACAGCCAGCACGTAGAATTTACCGAAGAAGCCCAGCGTCATTGGAATACCCGCCAGAGACAGCATCATCACGGTCATCACCGCCGACAGAATCGGTTTATGCCAGAACAAACCACGGTAAGAGAACAGTGAATCGGCATCCGGGCCACGGTACGGACTAGACATCAGACTAACCACACCGAACGCGCCAAGACTGCTAAACAGGTAACCCACCAGATAAACACCGACGGTTTCCAGCGCCAGTTGATGGCTCTGAACCGCGATCAGGGCAACCAGCAAATAGCCCAAGTGCGCGATGGAAGAGTAACCGAGCAGACGTTTGATGTTGGTTTGCGATACCGCCATCACGTTACCGAACAGAATCGACGCGAATGCGATGACACCCAGCACAATTCTGACGGACTCGCTGTCAGCCATCGGCGCGTACAGGAACAAACGCATGACTGCACCGAAAACGGCAATCTTACCAGCCGTTGCCAGAAACGTAGACACAGGCGCAGGTGCACCCTGATACACATCAGGTGTCCACAGTTGGAACGGAACCAGAGACAGTTTGAAGCCCAGCCCAACAATCATCATCCCCAGACCTGCCAGCAACAGCGGTTCATGGATTTGGTGATCGCTCAGGCTCTTACCGAGGCTGGCAAAGCTCATATCGCCTGATTCAGCATAAATCAGCGCCATGCCAAACAGCAGGAAGGAAGACGCCGCCGCCGACAGCAGCATGTATTTAATACTCGCTTCCAGCGAACGTTTCAGGCGGAAGGCATAGCCAACCAGACCAAACAGCGGGAGAGAAAGCAGCTCAATACCGATGAACAGCGAAGCCAGATGATTGGCGCTCGACAGCAGAATCCCACCTAACGCAGCAATGAGAACCAGCAGGTAGAACTCATCACGATTGTCTGGGTAGCCTTGCAGCCACGGATAGGCAAACGTGCTGGTTGCCAGACTGGCAAGCAGAACCAGTCCGGTATAGAACATCGAGAAGCCATCAACACGCAGCAGCGGCGTCACGTCCGTTGGGCCAACCTGACCGACAAAGTACAGTGACAGCAACGCAATATTCAGGCCGATAACCGTCATGGTTGCGTTGACAAAATGGTTGCGTCGCCACGCAATGCACAGCATCACAACCACTACCGTCAATCCGACGATCAACAGCGGCGATAGCGCAATTAGTTGTTGAAGAGTTATTGTCATGGCGAATTACGGCCTTGTTGTTGAAATAATTGAATCTGGAGCAGACGACATAAACCACTGCTGGATATTTGACATCGCGGCACTGGAGGTATCCAGAATCGGTTGCGGGTAAACCCCTAACAACACCAGTAATACCACCAACAGCATCACGATAGACAATTCGCGAAGCGACATACCCTTCAATGGCTCATCAGATTTAGGCGTACCGTAATAAGCACGCTGAATCATGATCAGTGAGTAGACCGATGCAAATACCAGACCGAAGGTTGAGATCACCGTAATCACTGGCACAACCTGATAGCTGCCGAACAGAATCATGAATTCGCCGACAAAGTTGCCCGTTCCCGGCATCCCTAGTGTCGCCACAGCAAAGAACAGAGACAGCGCAGGCAGGAACTTCAAGCGCGCCCACAGGCCACCCATTTCACGCATGTCACGAGTATGCAGACGTTCGTACAATTGACCACACAGAATGAACAGACCGGCAGCGGACAAGCCGTGCGCAATCATCTGAATCACCGCACCCTGATAAGCCAGCTGATTACCGGAATAGATGGCAATCATCACGAAGCCCATGTGGGACACCGAGGTGTAAGCAATCAGACGTTTGATATCCGTCTGTTTAAACGCCAGCCAGGCACCGTAGAAGATACCAATTACCCCCAGCCACATGGCAATCGGTGCAAAGGCATGGGAGGCGTTCGGGAACAGCGGCAGGCTGAAACGCAGCAGACCATAGGCCGCCGTTTTCAACAGGATCCCTGCCAGGTCAACAGAACCCGCAGTTGGCGCCTGGCTGTGTGCATCTGGCAGCCAACCGTGCAACGGTACGACAGGCATTTTTACAGCAAACGCGATGAAGAAGCCCAGCATCAGCAGATATTCAACACCGTATGACATCGGCGTCTTCAGCAGGTCTTCATAGTTGAACGTCCAAACACCAGTGGCATTGTGATGCACAAAAACCAGCGCCAGAATCGCGATCAACATGATCAGGCCGCTTGACTGGGTATAGATGAAGAACTTGGTCGCCGCCGTAATTCTGGTTTTACCGTCAGAGCCTTTATGCCCCCACAGTGCAATCAGGAAGTACATCGGTACCAACATCATTTCCCAGAAGAAGAAGAACAGGAACAGGTCAATGGCAAGGAACACGCCGATAACGCCGCCCAGAATCCACAGCAGATTCAGGTGGAAAAAACCCTGATAGCGCTGAATTTCATTCCAGGAACAGAGAATTGCCAATACCCCCAGCAACCCCGTCAGCACGACCATCAACAGTGACAAGCCGTCCAACGCAAGGTGAATACCGATGCCGAAGCGCGGGATCCATGGCACATAAAACTCGGATTGCCATTGTGGTACGCCTGTCGGTGCCGTCAGTGAATAACCGCCTTGCAACCACAGTTGCAGAGACAGTGCGAGTGTCAGCCCCATTGCAATCAACGCTATCCAGCGCGGTACTTTCGTACCAAAACGCTCTAACTGCCAACACAGCAGACCGCCGATAAAGGGGAGAAGAATTAGCCAAGGTAGTAGCATGGCGTTTTGTGTCCCTAAATTAAAGAAATCTGAAAACTTGCCGTGGCGGGCATTCCTATCTACGGAATGCCCTGCCCTTCATACGTTACCGGATACCGCCTATACCAGCAGTAACAAAGCCAGCACCAGCACAGCACCAAAGCCCATAGAGGCAACGTACCAGCGCAATTGACCATTCGCACTGAGCGCTAGCCCACGGTTACCCCAACGAGTAATCGTGGCCGGGATGGTCATCAGCCCATTTAACGGATCACGCTGCAACAGCTTCGCGATAGCCAGATACGGTTTAACAAAGACATGGTCGTACAACCAGTCGAAACCCCACGCATGGAACCACCAGGTTGAGAAGAAGCGGCCTGGAGCACTGTTCGCAATGCTATTCACCGCCTGACGTTTACCCAGCCACAGCACAGCGGCAAGCAGAATACCGGCAATCGCCACCACGCCAGAGGTCATTTCCAATGTCAGCAACTGACCGTGTTCAAGCGCTGTCGTCGCAGGCAATACACCGTGCAACGGCGGAACAATCATCGCACCAATAAAGGTGGACAGAACCATCAGCACAACCAGTGGTAAGTGGTGAGAAATACCTTTTCCTGCATGCGCCTTGGTTTTCTCTTCACCATGGAACACGATGAAAATCATACGGAACGTATACAGCGAGGTCATAAAGGCACCAGCCAATCCAGCCACCATCAGATTGATGTCACCGTTTGCCCATGCGCCAGCCAGGATCTCGTCTTTACTGAAGAAGCCTGCGGTAACGAGCGGCAGTGCAGCCAGCGCCGCGCCCCCGACCAGGAAGCAGACATAAACCAGTGGAATTGTTTTGCGCAGGCCGCCCATCTTGAAGATGTTCTGCTCGTGGTGGCAGGCCAAAATCACCGAACCAGAAGAGAGGAACAACAGTGCTTTAAAGAATGCGTGCGTCATCAGGTGGAAAATCGCGGCATCCCATGCCTGCACGCCCAGCGCCAGGAACATGTAACCAATCTGGCTCATGGTGGAATAGGCCAGCACGCGCTTGATGTCGGTTTGAACCAAGGCAGCAAAGCCCGCCAGCACCAACGTTACGGCACCCACAATCCCCACCAGATGAAGGACATCCGGCGCCATCAGGAACAGACCGTTGGTACGCGCAATCAGGTAAACACCCGCGGTAACCATCGTGGCGGCGTGGATCAGTGCAGATACCGGTGTTGGACCGGCCATCGCATCTGCTAGCCAGGTTTGCAACGGTAACTGTGCCGATTTACCCACCGCCCCACCCAGCAACATCAGCGTCGCCCAGGTGATTTCCGGTGAACCTTCAGCCAGTTTCTGCGGTGCCAGAACCATCAGCTCGCGGAAGTTAAGCGTGCCCAACTCTTTGTACAGGATGAACAGCGCAAAGGCTAAAAAGACATCACCCACACGGGTAACGATAAAAGCCTTCATCGCTGCCGCGCCGTTCTTCGGATTGGTGTAGTAGAAACCGATCAGCAGATAACTGCACAGTCCTACCCCTTCCCAGCCGAGATACATCAGCAACAGGTTATCCGCCAGTACCAGAACGACCATACTTGCGATAAACAGGTTGGTGTAAGCGAAGAAGCGAGAGTATCCCTCTTCCCCACGCATATACCAGGAGGCAAACAGGTGGATAAAAAAGCCAACCCCCGTCACCACGGACAACATCGTTACCGAGAGACCGTCGAGCACCAGCGTTACGCTAATGTCGAAATTACCAACGGTCATCCATGTCCACAAATGCTGATTAAAGAAGGTGACGCCGCCGCTGTGCTGCTGGCTCATGAAATCGACGACAGCCCAAGCGGTCACTAACGCTGCCAAACCAATCGAGCCAACACCGACTGTCGCAGACGTATTCTCCGACCAGCGACCACGGG
The window above is part of the Pectobacterium araliae genome. Proteins encoded here:
- the treC gene encoding alpha,alpha-phosphotrehalase is translated as MSTSLPWWQNGVIYQIYPKSFQDSSGNGIGDIAGITSRLDYLQQLGVDAIWLTPVYLSPQVDNGYDVADYCAIDPTYGTMADMETLIAEAHRRRIHIVMDMVFNHTSTQHHWFQNAQDRRSPYRHFYIWRDGNDGAPPNNWRSKFGGPAWQWHAESKQYYLHLFATEQADLNWEHPRVRDELKQVCEFWADKGVDGLRLDVINLVSKQQDFPSDAQGDGRRFYTDGPLIHEYLQEFSQDVFQPRDLMTVGEMSSTSLDHCRRYAAMDGSELSMTFNFHHLKVDYPNGEKWTLAEPDFIQLKQIFNHWQQGMHNRAWNALFWCNHDQPRIVSRFGDEGEFRVQSAKMLAMVLHGMQGTPYIYQGEELGMTNPGYTQIAQYRDIESLNQFAEQRDRGQSDAQILAILASKSRDNGRTPMQWDASNHAGFTTGTPWITPCQNFDHINAAQALADKDSVFYTYQQLIAMRKALPLLTHGDYQDLLPDHPTIWCYQRIWKGQRLLVLANLSKQPQRWQPPTDIHDHRWRLLFSNYSDAQPQPAILALRPFESIYWVQGMQEKEDKIQD
- the elaB gene encoding stress response protein ElaB translates to MAATKKQPEEIRVDDDLKLLSETLDEVLRYTGDQADQAYLDLKKGAEKALLEVKARIGVTDSYYARAKQVANKADVYVHDKPWHGIGIGATVGLVLGLLLAKR
- the nuoN gene encoding NADH-quinone oxidoreductase subunit NuoN codes for the protein MTITLQQLIALSPLLIVGLTVVVVMLCIAWRRNHFVNATMTVIGLNIALLSLYFVGQVGPTDVTPLLRVDGFSMFYTGLVLLASLATSTFAYPWLQGYPDNRDEFYLLVLIAALGGILLSSANHLASLFIGIELLSLPLFGLVGYAFRLKRSLEASIKYMLLSAAASSFLLFGMALIYAESGDMSFASLGKSLSDHQIHEPLLLAGLGMMIVGLGFKLSLVPFQLWTPDVYQGAPAPVSTFLATAGKIAVFGAVMRLFLYAPMADSESVRIVLGVIAFASILFGNVMAVSQTNIKRLLGYSSIAHLGYLLVALIAVQSHQLALETVGVYLVGYLFSSLGAFGVVSLMSSPYRGPDADSLFSYRGLFWHKPILSAVMTVMMLSLAGIPMTLGFFGKFYVLAVGVNAELWWLTGAVVLGSAIGLYYYLRVMVSLFLNAPQQLQRDTPNNWALTAGGVVVLISSIAVLFFGLYPQPLISLVQLAQPMM
- the nuoM gene encoding NADH-quinone oxidoreductase subunit M, with the protein product MLLPWLILLPFIGGLLCWQLERFGTKVPRWIALIAMGLTLALSLQLWLQGGYSLTAPTGVPQWQSEFYVPWIPRFGIGIHLALDGLSLLMVVLTGLLGVLAILCSWNEIQRYQGFFHLNLLWILGGVIGVFLAIDLFLFFFFWEMMLVPMYFLIALWGHKGSDGKTRITAATKFFIYTQSSGLIMLIAILALVFVHHNATGVWTFNYEDLLKTPMSYGVEYLLMLGFFIAFAVKMPVVPLHGWLPDAHSQAPTAGSVDLAGILLKTAAYGLLRFSLPLFPNASHAFAPIAMWLGVIGIFYGAWLAFKQTDIKRLIAYTSVSHMGFVMIAIYSGNQLAYQGAVIQMIAHGLSAAGLFILCGQLYERLHTRDMREMGGLWARLKFLPALSLFFAVATLGMPGTGNFVGEFMILFGSYQVVPVITVISTFGLVFASVYSLIMIQRAYYGTPKSDEPLKGMSLRELSIVMLLVVLLVLLGVYPQPILDTSSAAMSNIQQWFMSSAPDSIISTTRP
- the nuoL gene encoding NADH-quinone oxidoreductase subunit L, which encodes MNLLYLTILFPLLGFLLLAFSRGRWSENTSATVGVGSIGLAALVTAWAVVDFMSQQHSGGVTFFNQHLWTWMTVGNFDISVTLVLDGLSVTMLSVVTGVGFFIHLFASWYMRGEEGYSRFFAYTNLFIASMVVLVLADNLLLMYLGWEGVGLCSYLLIGFYYTNPKNGAAAMKAFIVTRVGDVFLAFALFILYKELGTLNFRELMVLAPQKLAEGSPEITWATLMLLGGAVGKSAQLPLQTWLADAMAGPTPVSALIHAATMVTAGVYLIARTNGLFLMAPDVLHLVGIVGAVTLVLAGFAALVQTDIKRVLAYSTMSQIGYMFLALGVQAWDAAIFHLMTHAFFKALLFLSSGSVILACHHEQNIFKMGGLRKTIPLVYVCFLVGGAALAALPLVTAGFFSKDEILAGAWANGDINLMVAGLAGAFMTSLYTFRMIFIVFHGEEKTKAHAGKGISHHLPLVVLMVLSTFIGAMIVPPLHGVLPATTALEHGQLLTLEMTSGVVAIAGILLAAVLWLGKRQAVNSIANSAPGRFFSTWWFHAWGFDWLYDHVFVKPYLAIAKLLQRDPLNGLMTIPATITRWGNRGLALSANGQLRWYVASMGFGAVLVLALLLLV